Proteins from a single region of Rhodospirillales bacterium:
- the gyrB gene encoding DNA topoisomerase (ATP-hydrolyzing) subunit B, which translates to MIEAAAEAYGAASIKVLRGLDAVRKRPGMYIGDTDDGSGLHHMIYEAVDNAIDEALAGYCDTIHVQLNADGSVTVIDNGRGIPVDIHQEEGVSAAEVIMTRLHAGGKFDQNSYKVSGGLHGVGISVVNAISDWLELRIWRAGKEHRMRFRAGDAEAPLAIIGDAPTNEDNRPLTGTQLTFLPSPSIFTRTDFDLATLEHRLRELAFLNSGVRLQLTDARSVSPHAVDLHYDGGLVAFVTYLDRSKTVLTPAPISIHGERDNIIVDAALQWNDSYHETMLCFTNNIPQRDGGTHLAGFRGALTRTIQAYAAAGAGKKEKVSITGDDAREGLTCVLSIKVPDPKFSSQTKEKLVSSEVRPVVEGLISEHLDRWMEENPGDARKVIAKIVEAAVAREAARKAREFTRRKGALEISSLPGKLADCQERDPAKSELFLVEGDSAGGSAKQARNRTNQAILPLRGKILNVERARSDKILGSAEIGTLITALGTSIGREDFDIGKCRYHKIIIMTDADVDGSHIRTLLLTFFFRQMPEIIEKGYLYIAQPPLYRAKRGSSEIYLKDDPSLQEHLFAAAIDEGAVFESFSGEQIAGPDLRALAEDARSMKTLLERLAQHLPLRIVEQAAIAGAFDPRLLADPDQASGMAESIAARLDAIETVVDRGWHGSASSGGGFAFMRTVRGVSERHVFDSAVIESSEARRLNSKAARLQEIFSEHGRLLVKDKEHAITGPVTLVDTITGLGRKGIAIQRFKGLGEMNPEQLWTTTLDPNARTLLQVRVNHADDAEEVFSTLMGDTVETRREFIEENALTVSNLDV; encoded by the coding sequence ATGATCGAAGCCGCAGCCGAGGCCTACGGCGCCGCTTCGATTAAGGTTCTCCGGGGTCTGGATGCCGTGCGCAAACGGCCGGGTATGTATATCGGCGACACCGACGACGGCTCCGGCCTTCATCACATGATTTATGAGGCTGTTGACAACGCGATCGACGAAGCGCTCGCCGGCTATTGCGATACCATCCACGTGCAGCTCAATGCCGACGGATCGGTGACGGTCATCGATAATGGTCGGGGCATTCCGGTCGATATTCATCAAGAAGAAGGCGTTTCCGCAGCGGAAGTGATCATGACCCGTCTGCACGCCGGCGGAAAGTTCGATCAGAACTCATACAAGGTTTCCGGCGGTCTGCATGGCGTTGGAATATCCGTCGTCAATGCGATTTCGGATTGGCTGGAACTGCGCATCTGGCGTGCCGGCAAGGAGCATCGCATGCGCTTTCGCGCTGGCGACGCCGAGGCTCCGCTGGCCATCATCGGCGATGCGCCCACCAACGAGGACAACCGTCCGCTCACCGGCACGCAACTCACCTTCCTGCCTTCGCCATCGATCTTCACTCGCACCGATTTCGACCTTGCCACGCTCGAGCATCGCCTGCGCGAATTGGCCTTTCTCAATTCCGGCGTTCGGCTGCAGCTCACTGACGCTCGCTCGGTCAGTCCCCACGCCGTCGACCTGCACTACGATGGCGGATTGGTCGCCTTCGTTACCTACCTCGATCGTTCCAAAACGGTATTGACGCCGGCGCCAATCAGCATCCACGGCGAACGCGACAACATTATCGTCGACGCTGCCCTGCAGTGGAACGACAGCTATCATGAAACGATGCTGTGCTTTACCAACAACATCCCACAACGAGACGGAGGCACGCATCTCGCCGGCTTTCGCGGCGCGCTCACGCGCACAATTCAAGCGTACGCCGCGGCAGGCGCCGGCAAGAAAGAAAAGGTGTCGATTACCGGCGATGACGCGCGTGAGGGATTGACGTGCGTGCTATCGATCAAGGTGCCTGACCCCAAATTCTCCTCACAAACGAAGGAAAAACTCGTCTCCTCTGAGGTCCGGCCTGTGGTCGAGGGGCTCATCAGCGAGCATCTCGATCGATGGATGGAAGAAAATCCGGGTGATGCACGCAAGGTAATCGCAAAAATCGTCGAAGCTGCAGTCGCGCGGGAAGCCGCGCGCAAGGCGCGCGAGTTCACCCGGCGCAAGGGCGCGCTGGAAATCTCTTCTCTACCGGGCAAACTCGCCGACTGCCAGGAACGTGATCCGGCGAAAAGCGAGCTATTCCTGGTTGAGGGCGATTCCGCGGGCGGTTCGGCTAAGCAGGCGCGCAATCGCACGAACCAGGCGATCCTTCCCCTTCGCGGTAAGATCCTCAATGTCGAGCGTGCCCGGTCCGACAAAATCCTGGGATCGGCTGAGATCGGTACGTTGATCACCGCACTCGGCACCAGTATCGGTCGAGAAGACTTCGACATTGGCAAATGCCGATATCATAAAATCATCATTATGACGGACGCAGATGTTGACGGCAGCCATATCCGTACCCTTTTGCTGACATTTTTCTTTCGTCAGATGCCTGAAATTATCGAGAAAGGTTATCTTTACATCGCTCAGCCCCCGCTTTACAGGGCAAAGCGGGGCTCTTCAGAAATTTACCTAAAAGACGATCCTTCATTGCAGGAACATCTCTTTGCGGCGGCGATCGATGAGGGGGCTGTCTTCGAAAGCTTTTCGGGGGAGCAGATTGCCGGCCCGGATCTGCGCGCACTCGCCGAGGATGCGCGCAGCATGAAAACGCTGCTTGAGCGCCTGGCGCAGCATCTGCCCCTGCGCATCGTCGAGCAGGCGGCGATCGCTGGCGCGTTTGACCCGCGGCTTCTCGCCGACCCAGACCAGGCCTCTGGCATGGCCGAGTCGATCGCCGCCCGTCTCGACGCGATCGAGACCGTGGTCGACCGTGGCTGGCATGGCTCGGCAAGCAGCGGTGGTGGCTTTGCGTTCATGCGAACCGTGCGAGGGGTCAGCGAACGCCATGTCTTTGATTCTGCGGTTATCGAAAGCAGCGAGGCGCGTCGCCTTAATAGCAAGGCCGCTCGTTTGCAGGAAATATTCAGCGAACATGGCCGACTCCTGGTCAAAGACAAGGAGCATGCGATCACCGGCCCGGTAACGCTGGTCGACACCATTACAGGGCTCGGTCGCAAGGGAATCGCCATCCAGCGCTTCAAGGGCCTCGGCGAAATGAACCCCGAACAGTTGTGGACGACGACGCTTGATCCCAACGCGCGGACGCTGCTGCAGGTTCGCGTCAACCATGCCGACGATGCGGAGGAGGTCTTCTCGACTTTGATGGGAGATACCGTTGAGACGCGTCGCGAATTTATCGAGGAAAACGCGCTAACGGTGTCGAACCTCGACGTCTAG
- the dnaA gene encoding chromosomal replication initiator protein DnaA: MNNESCSTSLDFQWKRVSGLLRAEVGEAAYRSWLKPMMVQGENGGLVVMTVPTRFMRDWVMAHYADRLRALWGGENPSVRGIDIIVNGDREVATSSDMLGARTCAPAQIAAVSSAQPARMSPASGMNGGSSKFVDEISAPLDPRFTFDHFVVGKPNEFAYAAARRVSEAKRVPFNPLFLYGGVGLGKTHLMHAVAWSIRQGDPRRTVVYLSAEKFMYRFIRALREQNTVDFKEQFRSVNVLMIDDVQFISGKESTQEEFFHTFNTLVDQGRQIVLSADKSPSDLEGMQERLKSRLNCGLVADIHATTYELRLGILQSKADQLGIEMPQKVMEFLAHRITSNVRELEGALNRVVAHAQLIGRAITIDTTQEVLHDLLRANDRRITIDDIQKQVAAHFNIRIADMYSARRARSVARPRQVAMYLAKQLTSRSLPEIGRKFGGRDHTTVMHAVRKVEELRDGDAAFAEDLELLKRMLQG, encoded by the coding sequence ATGAATAATGAGAGTTGCTCAACTTCGCTCGACTTTCAGTGGAAGCGTGTGAGCGGGCTGCTCCGCGCCGAGGTTGGCGAAGCCGCCTATCGAAGCTGGCTGAAGCCGATGATGGTGCAGGGTGAAAACGGTGGTCTCGTTGTCATGACTGTGCCAACGCGCTTCATGCGCGACTGGGTGATGGCCCACTATGCGGACCGTCTTCGCGCGTTGTGGGGCGGTGAGAATCCTTCGGTTCGTGGGATCGACATTATCGTAAATGGTGACCGGGAGGTCGCAACATCGAGCGATATGCTTGGTGCGCGCACCTGTGCGCCTGCGCAGATCGCCGCGGTGTCATCAGCGCAGCCAGCGCGAATGTCGCCAGCCTCCGGGATGAACGGCGGGAGCAGCAAGTTCGTCGACGAAATCAGCGCGCCGCTCGATCCGCGCTTCACCTTCGATCATTTCGTGGTCGGCAAGCCTAACGAGTTCGCCTACGCGGCAGCCCGCCGGGTATCGGAAGCGAAGCGCGTCCCGTTCAACCCGCTTTTCCTTTATGGCGGTGTCGGCCTTGGCAAGACACATCTGATGCACGCCGTTGCCTGGAGCATCCGCCAAGGAGATCCTCGGCGTACGGTCGTCTATCTATCTGCTGAAAAATTTATGTACCGGTTCATTCGCGCGCTGCGCGAGCAAAACACGGTCGATTTCAAGGAACAATTCCGCTCCGTTAATGTCTTGATGATCGACGACGTTCAATTTATTAGCGGCAAAGAATCCACCCAGGAAGAATTTTTTCATACTTTCAATACCCTCGTCGATCAGGGCCGGCAGATTGTGCTCAGTGCTGACAAGTCGCCTTCCGACCTGGAGGGAATGCAGGAGCGCCTGAAATCGCGGCTGAACTGCGGACTGGTCGCAGATATTCACGCAACGACGTACGAACTCCGCCTCGGCATTCTTCAGTCAAAGGCAGATCAACTCGGCATCGAGATGCCGCAAAAGGTGATGGAGTTTCTCGCCCATCGCATCACTTCGAATGTGCGGGAACTCGAAGGTGCGCTCAACCGCGTCGTTGCGCACGCGCAGCTCATCGGTCGCGCCATCACCATTGATACCACACAGGAGGTCCTGCACGACCTCTTGCGCGCGAACGACCGCCGGATCACCATTGACGACATCCAAAAACAGGTGGCAGCGCACTTCAACATCCGCATTGCCGATATGTATTCGGCGCGGAGGGCTCGCTCGGTGGCCCGCCCGAGACAGGTGGCGATGTACCTCGCCAAGCAGCTCACATCGCGTTCTCTACCCGAGATCGGCCGCAAATTCGGCGGCCGCGATCATACGACAGTGATGCACGCCGTCCGCAAGGTCGAAGAATTACGTGACGGTGATGCGGCGTTTGCCGAAGATCTGGAGCTTCTAAAGCGAATGTTGCAGGGGTGA
- the mutM gene encoding bifunctional DNA-formamidopyrimidine glycosylase/DNA-(apurinic or apyrimidinic site) lyase, whose product MPELPEVETVRRGLLPVLVGRRIADVVQRRADLRAPMPERFATRLTGRRVEDIGRRGKYLLFYLDSAEVWIAHLGMSGRFCIDRSDVLPPGPHDHLILRTDDGGRIRFNDPRRFGFMDLTPAAGLDRHPQLATLGPDPLAPAFDAAWLDAKLAGRSMPIKPAILDQRIVAGMGNIYASESLFHAGISPERCAASVVGSCARRLADAIKSVLTDAIAAGGSSLRDYVRPSGELGFFQFQFAVYGRAGEPCPGCLCEQSQGGGIRKIVQSGRSTFYCGRRQH is encoded by the coding sequence ATGCCTGAGCTTCCGGAAGTTGAAACGGTGCGCCGCGGCCTGCTGCCAGTGCTCGTCGGGCGGCGAATCGCCGACGTCGTCCAGCGCCGTGCGGACCTGCGTGCGCCCATGCCCGAGCGATTTGCCACGCGTCTCACCGGACGGCGGGTCGAGGACATTGGCCGGCGAGGCAAGTACCTCCTGTTCTACCTAGACAGCGCGGAGGTGTGGATCGCCCATCTTGGCATGTCCGGACGCTTTTGCATCGATCGTAGCGACGTCTTGCCGCCGGGACCGCACGACCATTTGATCTTGCGCACCGATGATGGCGGGCGGATCAGGTTCAATGATCCGCGCCGGTTCGGTTTCATGGACCTCACGCCCGCCGCCGGACTCGACCGGCATCCGCAACTTGCCACGCTTGGCCCCGATCCTCTCGCGCCTGCCTTCGATGCCGCTTGGCTCGATGCGAAACTTGCCGGGCGGTCGATGCCGATCAAGCCTGCCATCCTCGATCAGCGAATCGTCGCCGGAATGGGAAATATCTATGCCTCGGAGAGCTTGTTCCATGCCGGGATTTCGCCTGAACGGTGCGCCGCGAGTGTCGTCGGCAGCTGCGCCAGGCGGCTTGCCGACGCGATCAAGTCGGTATTGACTGACGCGATCGCGGCCGGCGGTTCGAGCCTTCGCGATTACGTCCGGCCGTCCGGCGAACTCGGTTTCTTCCAGTTCCAATTCGCGGTATATGGTCGCGCAGGCGAGCCGTGTCCGGGATGCCTCTGCGAACAATCGCAAGGAGGTGGCATCCGTAAGATCGTGCAGAGCGGCCGCTCAACCTTCTACTGCGGCCGCCGTCAACACTGA
- the recF gene encoding DNA replication/repair protein RecF, protein MDTAYQAEATAARTAGQLVVSQLVLRNFRCHRSLRLDLGPEPVVLVGANGCGKTSVLEALSLLAPGRGLRRARLPEMVRADEGAAAIAWSIAARLVNRSGPIDLLTSFAADANAARDRRQVKIDGQPARGRAALAEALAVIWLTPDMDRLFTDGPAARRRFLDRVVWGIDPAHSARVAAYERAMYQRSVLLRRSTVELSADPSWLDALEETMARLGVAVAAARRQTATQLSQILSTMNDGFPPASVTMRGSLEDWLDAVPALTVEDRFRVALASARRGDSESGGAAYGPHRSDMRVLHTGSQRPAETCSTGEQKMLLVGLVLAGARLQQRERREAPLLLLDDVVAHLDARHRYAVFAAVDALAAQVWYTGTDLTPFLPLGDRAQIVRIEQANDGHDVEPENELGNGASGDGRSFEAEWLR, encoded by the coding sequence CTGGATACGGCATATCAAGCGGAAGCGACTGCGGCGAGGACCGCAGGGCAACTCGTTGTCAGCCAGCTTGTGTTGAGGAATTTTCGCTGCCACCGTTCGCTTCGGCTCGACCTCGGTCCGGAGCCGGTTGTGCTTGTCGGCGCCAACGGCTGTGGCAAAACCAGCGTTCTTGAAGCGCTGTCGCTGCTAGCCCCGGGACGCGGCCTTCGACGGGCCCGGCTGCCCGAGATGGTGCGCGCCGATGAAGGAGCCGCGGCGATTGCCTGGTCGATCGCCGCGCGGCTGGTCAATCGCTCGGGTCCGATCGACCTGCTGACCAGTTTCGCAGCGGATGCGAACGCTGCTCGCGACCGGCGGCAGGTCAAGATTGACGGGCAACCGGCCCGTGGACGAGCCGCGCTCGCCGAGGCCCTGGCCGTCATCTGGCTGACGCCGGACATGGACCGCCTGTTCACGGACGGGCCTGCCGCGCGTCGTCGTTTTCTCGATCGGGTGGTCTGGGGAATCGATCCTGCGCATTCGGCGCGCGTTGCCGCGTATGAGCGGGCGATGTACCAGCGATCCGTGTTATTGCGGCGGTCGACGGTCGAACTGTCCGCAGATCCCTCATGGCTTGACGCTCTTGAAGAGACGATGGCGCGCTTGGGCGTCGCCGTCGCCGCCGCACGCCGACAAACGGCGACACAACTTTCGCAGATCCTGAGCACAATGAACGACGGCTTCCCTCCGGCGTCGGTCACCATGCGGGGATCCCTCGAAGATTGGCTCGATGCTGTCCCGGCGCTGACGGTCGAGGACCGGTTTCGTGTGGCGCTTGCATCGGCGCGGCGGGGCGATAGCGAGAGTGGCGGCGCGGCATATGGTCCACATCGCTCGGATATGCGAGTACTGCACACTGGCAGCCAGCGCCCGGCGGAAACCTGCTCGACGGGCGAGCAAAAGATGCTGCTCGTCGGACTTGTTCTGGCCGGTGCCCGCCTGCAGCAACGTGAACGCCGTGAAGCGCCGCTGTTGCTGCTCGACGACGTCGTCGCGCATCTCGACGCTCGCCATCGTTATGCCGTGTTCGCCGCCGTCGACGCGCTCGCGGCGCAGGTATGGTATACTGGTACCGATTTAACCCCATTCCTGCCGCTCGGCGATCGGGCGCAGATCGTCCGCATCGAGCAGGCGAACGACGGTCACGACGTTGAACCCGAGAACGAACTCGGCAACGGCGCGAGCGGCGATGGTCGGTCCTTTGAAGCGGAGTGGCTCCGATGA
- a CDS encoding DNA polymerase III subunit beta, which produces MKVTIERAQLLKSLGHAQSVVERRNTIPILSNIKMQAECDELRLTATDMDIEIVESVPAVVIAAGATTVPAHTLYDIVRKLPDGAQIELESSSGGERLTLRCGRSRFALACLPIEDFPALTGSELPFRFRLAAADVRSLIDRTRFAISTEETRYYLNGIYLHTVRHDSVDVLRAVATDGHRLARVELPVPAGAQGMAGVIIPRKTVSEVRKIVDEASEEVEIALSETQIRFGIGPALLTSKLIDGTFPDYERVIPEHNDKQLDVVCRDFKSAVDRVSAISNDRTRAVKLKLANGVLELSANSPEHGSATEELEVQYEGEAMEIGFNSRYLLDIADQIGGDNARLSMADAASPTILHELDDRSAIYVLMPMRV; this is translated from the coding sequence ATGAAAGTCACCATCGAACGCGCGCAGCTCCTGAAGTCGCTCGGGCACGCGCAAAGCGTCGTCGAACGACGCAACACCATTCCGATCCTCTCCAACATCAAGATGCAAGCGGAGTGTGACGAGCTGAGGCTCACGGCGACGGATATGGATATCGAGATCGTCGAATCGGTCCCCGCCGTCGTCATTGCCGCTGGCGCGACGACGGTGCCCGCGCACACGCTTTACGACATTGTCCGCAAGCTACCGGACGGCGCTCAGATCGAACTCGAATCCAGTTCCGGCGGGGAGCGCCTGACCCTGCGCTGCGGCCGGTCGCGCTTTGCCCTCGCATGTCTGCCGATCGAGGATTTCCCGGCGCTGACGGGTAGCGAGCTGCCCTTTCGCTTTCGCCTTGCCGCCGCCGATGTGCGCTCCTTGATCGATCGTACGCGATTCGCGATTTCGACCGAGGAGACCCGCTATTATCTAAACGGAATCTACCTGCATACCGTGCGACACGACAGCGTCGACGTGCTGCGTGCGGTCGCCACCGACGGCCATCGTTTGGCTCGGGTCGAGCTGCCCGTGCCTGCCGGCGCACAGGGAATGGCGGGGGTAATCATTCCGCGCAAGACGGTGAGCGAGGTTCGCAAGATCGTTGATGAGGCGAGCGAAGAGGTCGAGATCGCCCTTTCCGAGACGCAAATTCGCTTTGGCATCGGGCCGGCGCTGCTGACCTCAAAGCTGATTGACGGCACCTTTCCCGACTACGAGCGGGTGATCCCCGAACATAACGATAAGCAGCTCGATGTTGTCTGCCGCGATTTCAAGAGTGCCGTCGATCGTGTCTCGGCGATTTCCAATGACCGGACGCGAGCGGTCAAGCTTAAGCTGGCGAATGGCGTGCTTGAGCTCTCGGCCAACAGTCCGGAACACGGAAGCGCCACAGAAGAACTCGAAGTCCAATACGAGGGCGAAGCGATGGAGATCGGGTTCAATTCCCGCTATCTTCTCGATATCGCTGACCAGATCGGAGGCGACAATGCTCGACTATCGATGGCTGACGCAGCATCGCCAACGATCCTGCACGAGCTGGATGACAGGAGCGCCATCTACGTGCTGATGCCGATGCGGGTGTGA
- the rpsT gene encoding 30S ribosomal protein S20, with translation MAQHASAKKRIRQTEKRTEINRARVSRIRTFVRKVETAIASGRKDEALAAFNLAQPELMRGANKGVVHQNTVARKLSRLARRIKSMSV, from the coding sequence ATGGCTCAGCACGCTTCAGCCAAGAAGCGCATTCGGCAAACGGAAAAACGCACCGAAATCAACCGCGCGCGGGTTTCGCGCATTCGGACGTTTGTGCGCAAGGTTGAAACTGCCATCGCCAGCGGCAGGAAGGATGAGGCCCTTGCGGCGTTCAATCTGGCACAGCCAGAACTGATGCGCGGTGCAAACAAGGGCGTGGTTCATCAAAATACCGTTGCTCGCAAGCTTTCGCGTTTGGCCCGGCGCATCAAATCTATGTCCGTCTGA
- a CDS encoding DUF427 domain-containing protein, producing the protein MARAVWNGVEIAASQDVELLEGNVYFPAATLRMGHLRPSPHTSVCPWKGTAHYYDVVVDGKVNAAAAWFYPDPRPKAARIKGHVAFWKGVSVETQE; encoded by the coding sequence GTGGCAAGAGCAGTCTGGAACGGCGTTGAAATCGCCGCGTCACAAGATGTCGAATTGCTTGAAGGTAACGTTTACTTTCCTGCGGCCACCTTGCGTATGGGCCACCTGCGCCCGTCGCCGCACACCAGCGTCTGCCCGTGGAAAGGAACCGCCCACTATTACGACGTCGTGGTCGACGGCAAGGTAAACGCGGCAGCGGCATGGTTCTATCCCGATCCGAGGCCGAAGGCTGCTCGCATCAAGGGGCACGTGGCCTTCTGGAAAGGCGTGAGCGTCGAAACCCAAGAATAA
- a CDS encoding enoyl-CoA hydratase, with translation MAYEMIIAETQGAVGVITLNRPKALNALCNQLVGEIGQALDAFEADDAIGAIVLTGSEKAFAAGADIKEMKDKSFMDCYLEDFITSSWERTAKCRKPVVAAVAGFALGGGCELAMMCDFIIAADTAVFGQPEITIAAIPGAGGTQRLTRAVGKALAMDMCLTGRQVKAEEALRAGLVARVVPAADLMTETMKAANKIAAMSRPIAMLNKEMVNRAFEMTLAEGIRFERRMFHAVFATEDQKEGMNAFAEKRKPEWRNR, from the coding sequence ATGGCGTACGAGATGATCATCGCCGAGACCCAAGGTGCGGTCGGCGTCATCACGCTCAATCGGCCGAAGGCGTTGAACGCGCTTTGCAATCAGCTTGTCGGCGAAATCGGCCAGGCGCTTGACGCGTTCGAGGCCGATGATGCGATCGGCGCCATCGTCTTGACCGGCAGCGAGAAAGCGTTTGCTGCCGGGGCCGATATCAAGGAGATGAAGGATAAGTCCTTCATGGATTGCTACCTTGAGGACTTTATCACCTCGTCATGGGAGCGCACCGCAAAGTGCCGCAAACCGGTTGTCGCGGCGGTTGCCGGTTTCGCGCTCGGTGGTGGGTGCGAGCTTGCGATGATGTGCGATTTCATCATCGCAGCGGATACCGCCGTCTTCGGCCAGCCGGAAATCACCATTGCCGCTATCCCGGGTGCCGGCGGCACCCAGCGGCTGACGCGCGCCGTTGGCAAGGCCCTGGCGATGGACATGTGCCTGACCGGACGGCAGGTGAAGGCCGAGGAGGCACTGCGGGCCGGGCTCGTCGCACGGGTCGTGCCGGCCGCCGATCTGATGACGGAAACGATGAAGGCGGCGAATAAAATTGCCGCAATGTCGCGGCCGATCGCCATGCTCAACAAGGAGATGGTGAACCGGGCGTTCGAGATGACCCTGGCCGAGGGTATCCGCTTCGAGCGGCGGATGTTCCATGCCGTTTTCGCGACCGAGGACCAGAAGGAAGGCATGAACGCGTTCGCCGAGAAGCGCAAGCCGGAATGGCGCAACCGCTAG
- the ubiE gene encoding bifunctional demethylmenaquinone methyltransferase/2-methoxy-6-polyprenyl-1,4-benzoquinol methylase UbiE, translated as MVRGMSETIFPSGDSNDAADAAKATTHFGFRTVPEVEKRSMVGAVFDSVASRYDLMNDLMSAGVHRVWKSAMLDWLNPQPDMLLLDVAGGTGDIAFRFLERGGTRVIVADINTEMLARGRDRGINRGWISQIDWTCGDAEQLPIANASVDAYTIAFGIRNVTRIDSALTEARRVLRPGGRFLCLEFSRVSLPMLDRLYDTYSFRVLPALGAIVARDADSYRYLAESIRRFPSQDTFAQMIRAAGFDLVSWRNLSGGIAALHSAWRT; from the coding sequence ATGGTTCGCGGCATGTCAGAAACAATTTTCCCCTCCGGCGACTCCAACGATGCGGCCGACGCCGCGAAGGCAACGACGCACTTCGGTTTTCGCACCGTTCCGGAAGTCGAGAAGCGCTCTATGGTCGGCGCCGTCTTCGATTCCGTCGCCAGTCGTTACGACCTGATGAACGACCTGATGAGCGCCGGCGTGCATCGGGTGTGGAAGTCGGCGATGCTCGACTGGCTGAACCCGCAGCCAGACATGCTGCTGCTCGACGTCGCCGGGGGCACCGGCGATATCGCCTTTCGCTTTCTGGAACGTGGCGGAACGCGAGTGATCGTGGCTGACATCAACACGGAGATGCTCGCCCGTGGACGCGACCGCGGAATAAACCGCGGCTGGATTTCACAGATTGACTGGACGTGCGGTGATGCCGAGCAGCTGCCGATCGCCAATGCCAGCGTCGACGCCTACACCATCGCCTTCGGCATCCGCAACGTCACCCGCATTGACTCGGCGCTAACCGAAGCCCGCCGCGTGCTCAGGCCGGGCGGCCGCTTTTTATGTCTGGAATTCAGCCGAGTATCGTTGCCCATGCTCGACCGGTTGTATGATACATATTCGTTTCGCGTGCTTCCCGCCTTAGGGGCCATCGTTGCGCGCGATGCTGATTCCTACCGCTACCTGGCGGAAAGTATCCGCCGTTTTCCGTCGCAAGACACATTCGCGCAGATGATCCGCGCCGCTGGCTTCGACCTCGTCTCCTGGCGCAACCTTTCGGGCGGAATTGCCGCCCTACATTCCGCTTGGCGTACCTGA
- a CDS encoding helix-turn-helix transcriptional regulator, producing the protein MSRPLRIEFADAVYHVSARGNAGQTIFLKDGDRRAFIELLGREVAQHRWRCHGFCLLDDQYRLLIETPEANLGRGIGRLNAMYSQWFNRRHGRVGHLFQGRYKAIVIEKAVWIARLARDLAWAPVHAGLAKRPGHWEWSSHRLLAKNRQGPPWLVIDDILAEFAGAPEGTRKAYRLFVAEGKNAPSPWASVRAQMYLGSEAFLRSMAERARSRPSEQIPRAMLCPDRPTRETIIDAVATAAGVAATTALDRHARQDVFRVTVYLLRRAANLSLKEVAALAGVSPPRVSQIQRAIEEAGGLVRVFSWTQPLAIYLP; encoded by the coding sequence ATGTCGCGGCCATTACGGATTGAATTCGCCGACGCCGTCTATCACGTAAGTGCACGCGGGAACGCCGGGCAGACCATTTTCCTGAAGGACGGCGATCGGCGGGCGTTTATCGAGCTTTTGGGACGGGAAGTTGCACAGCATCGCTGGCGCTGTCACGGATTTTGTCTGCTCGATGATCAGTATCGCCTTTTGATCGAAACACCCGAAGCCAATCTCGGCCGGGGGATCGGTCGTTTGAACGCGATGTATTCCCAGTGGTTCAATCGCCGGCACGGCCGGGTCGGCCACCTGTTTCAGGGCCGATACAAGGCGATCGTTATCGAAAAGGCCGTATGGATCGCCCGTCTCGCGCGTGATCTCGCCTGGGCTCCGGTGCACGCGGGGCTCGCCAAGCGACCCGGACATTGGGAATGGTCGAGTCATCGATTGCTCGCTAAGAACCGGCAGGGTCCGCCGTGGCTGGTCATCGACGATATCCTCGCCGAATTCGCGGGTGCGCCGGAAGGAACGCGCAAGGCCTATCGCCTATTCGTGGCTGAGGGCAAGAACGCCCCCTCTCCGTGGGCCTCGGTCCGGGCTCAGATGTACCTCGGGAGCGAAGCCTTCCTCCGGTCGATGGCGGAGCGGGCACGGTCACGGCCAAGCGAGCAGATCCCGCGCGCGATGCTTTGTCCCGACCGTCCCACCCGCGAGACAATCATCGACGCTGTCGCCACTGCCGCCGGAGTCGCCGCCACAACGGCGCTCGACCGCCATGCACGGCAGGACGTCTTTCGCGTGACGGTATATTTGCTGCGCCGCGCCGCCAATCTGTCGCTCAAGGAGGTCGCCGCGCTCGCCGGTGTCTCGCCACCCCGAGTCTCGCAAATTCAGCGGGCGATCGAGGAGGCCGGTGGCCTTGTGCGGGTGTTTTCCTGGACGCAGCCGCTCGCGATTTACTTACCTTAA